One segment of Variovorax sp. V93 DNA contains the following:
- a CDS encoding Bug family tripartite tricarboxylate transporter substrate binding protein has translation MFHKDKRTVLRLALACALLPAFGSAQAQPAPAAYPSRPIKFIVPVPAGGAADAMARMIATHLQTRWGQPVVVDNKPGAGSSVGMAVVAKAAPDGYTIGMGNVAANAINPAVRPEAFPYDPVKDFAAVTMVGITPLILVVNPQKVPARTLPEFLAYLKAHPGQLSYGSSGAGSALHVGMELFMQKTGTSMVHVGYKGSAPMLTDLLGGQIDAAMDAAATSWPQVQSGKLRALGVSTAQRVFFAPELPPIAEFVKGFEMNPWHGVMAPAGTPPAIVDKLAAEIQAFLRLPGTEAQLRERGVVRVGSSPAEFAKSLRDEAAFYRKLAADAGIKAE, from the coding sequence ATGTTCCACAAAGACAAGAGAACCGTGCTGCGCCTCGCACTCGCCTGCGCGCTGCTTCCCGCTTTCGGCAGCGCGCAGGCGCAGCCTGCCCCGGCGGCGTATCCGTCCAGGCCGATCAAGTTCATCGTGCCGGTGCCGGCCGGCGGCGCCGCCGACGCCATGGCGCGCATGATCGCCACGCACCTGCAGACCCGATGGGGCCAGCCCGTGGTGGTCGACAACAAGCCCGGCGCCGGTTCGAGCGTGGGGATGGCGGTGGTCGCCAAGGCCGCGCCGGACGGCTACACCATCGGCATGGGCAATGTCGCGGCCAACGCCATCAATCCCGCCGTGCGGCCCGAGGCCTTCCCCTACGATCCGGTGAAGGACTTCGCGGCGGTCACGATGGTGGGCATCACGCCGCTGATCCTGGTGGTGAATCCGCAGAAGGTGCCGGCGCGTACGCTGCCCGAGTTCCTCGCGTACCTCAAGGCGCACCCGGGACAGCTCAGCTACGGCTCTTCCGGCGCAGGCTCGGCGCTGCACGTGGGCATGGAACTCTTCATGCAGAAAACCGGCACCTCGATGGTCCATGTCGGCTACAAGGGCTCTGCGCCCATGCTGACCGACCTGCTCGGCGGACAGATCGATGCCGCCATGGATGCGGCCGCCACCTCCTGGCCGCAGGTGCAATCGGGCAAGCTGCGTGCGCTTGGCGTCTCGACCGCACAACGGGTGTTCTTCGCGCCCGAGCTGCCGCCCATCGCCGAGTTCGTGAAGGGCTTCGAGATGAATCCCTGGCATGGCGTCATGGCACCGGCCGGCACGCCGCCGGCCATCGTCGACAAGCTCGCGGCCGAGATCCAGGCGTTCCTGCGCCTGCCCGGCACCGAGGCCCAGCTGCGCGAGCGCGGCGTGGTGCGCGTGGGCTCGAGTCCCGCGGAGTTCGCGAAGAGCCTGCGCGATGAAGCCGCCTTCTACAGGAAGCTCGCGGCCGACGCGGGCATCAAGGCCGAATGA
- a CDS encoding sulfite exporter TauE/SafE family protein — MTALEWVLLGGAATLAGALNAVAGGGSFLTLPALAMVGVPLVSANATGTAALLPGYLAGAWALRRELSGPIAPSLPRLGVLSVLGGAAGAALLLSTSNRAFGRIVPWLLLAATLLFALGPGLLRRKADAPAFRQQWIVDAAIVSVGIYGGYFNGGLGILLLAVLGALGQTDMNRMNGIKNFVSAVLTLIAVAIYAASGAIVWTHALWMAVGAAVGGYAGGATVRRLKPTVVRGFIVLTGLAMTAAFLRSTY; from the coding sequence GTGACGGCGCTGGAGTGGGTGCTGCTCGGCGGCGCGGCGACGTTGGCCGGCGCGCTCAACGCCGTGGCGGGCGGCGGCAGCTTCCTGACCTTGCCTGCGCTGGCGATGGTGGGTGTGCCGCTGGTGTCGGCCAACGCAACCGGGACCGCGGCGCTGCTGCCTGGCTACCTGGCCGGCGCCTGGGCGCTGCGAAGGGAGCTGTCCGGGCCGATTGCGCCCTCGCTTCCCCGGCTGGGTGTGCTGTCGGTGCTGGGAGGCGCGGCCGGCGCCGCACTGCTGCTGTCGACCTCGAACCGCGCCTTCGGCCGCATCGTTCCGTGGCTGCTGCTGGCCGCGACGCTGCTCTTTGCCCTTGGACCCGGGCTGCTGCGCCGGAAGGCCGATGCGCCGGCGTTCCGGCAACAGTGGATCGTGGACGCAGCCATCGTCTCGGTCGGCATCTACGGCGGCTACTTCAACGGCGGCCTCGGCATCCTGCTGCTGGCGGTCCTCGGTGCGCTGGGACAGACGGACATGAACCGCATGAACGGCATCAAGAACTTCGTCTCCGCCGTCCTGACGCTGATCGCCGTTGCCATCTACGCGGCCAGCGGCGCGATCGTGTGGACGCACGCGCTGTGGATGGCCGTCGGCGCCGCGGTCGGCGGGTACGCCGGAGGCGCCACGGTGCGGCGGCTGAAGCCGACCGTCGTGCGCGGTTTCATCGTGCTGACAGGGCTGGCCATGACCGCCGCCTTCCTTCGCAGCACGTACTGA
- a CDS encoding SMP-30/gluconolactonase/LRE family protein yields the protein MTRRTTGAVSRRDSAAHPPATETKHQASDAAKPSASGLGVLEKAMHLLNIVSARRSPMTFTELLRACDLPKATLHRILATLVREGLLRHNAYDKTFQLGLRLLELAHDVWSEFDLRVAAQDELARLRDALGETVELTVLDGTCVVILASEPGAEAPGARSAVGQRLPVHASAAGKAIAANLDPSGQRRLVQALDLERFTPRTIVAPAELHAEFDLVRARGYAIEQGERASDRAAVAAPIFDYEGRPIGAVAIATDASRLDAARAHALSSALMGASRSITHSAAGKAVSLATQAPPETTLPVEVRCVSEVRSLLGEGPVWSPRDNALYWVDILTPSVHRYDAATGADTETPLGTMASLVVPKASGGLLVATPGGVMALDLSTRRLTAFCHPEAGRTNVRYNDGKCDRRGRLWVGSMDMAAAANRGHLFCIEANGSWKQVDTGFTVPNGIGWSPDNKTMYVTDTYRQTIYRYDFDLAGGTVGNRRPLITIAASDGKPDGLTVDDQGCLWVALWDAWQIARFSPEGQLMQRLRVPVPRPTSCCFGGDNLDTLFVTSASLRLSEEQLATAPLSGSLFAIQLPDARGLPEAAFAG from the coding sequence ATGACACGTCGCACCACCGGAGCCGTCTCCCGGCGAGACAGCGCAGCCCACCCTCCGGCAACCGAAACGAAGCACCAGGCCTCCGACGCCGCCAAGCCTTCGGCTTCGGGCCTGGGCGTGCTGGAGAAGGCGATGCATCTGCTGAACATCGTCTCGGCGCGCCGCAGCCCGATGACCTTCACCGAACTGCTGCGCGCCTGCGACCTGCCCAAGGCCACGCTGCACCGCATCCTGGCGACGCTGGTGCGCGAAGGGCTGCTGCGGCACAACGCCTACGACAAGACCTTCCAGCTCGGGCTGCGCCTGCTCGAGCTGGCGCACGACGTATGGAGCGAGTTCGACCTGCGCGTGGCGGCGCAGGACGAACTCGCGCGGCTGCGCGACGCGCTGGGCGAGACCGTGGAGCTCACGGTGCTCGACGGCACCTGCGTGGTCATCCTTGCCAGCGAACCCGGGGCCGAGGCCCCGGGCGCGCGCTCCGCCGTCGGGCAGCGCCTGCCGGTGCATGCGTCGGCGGCGGGCAAGGCGATTGCGGCGAACCTCGATCCCTCGGGCCAGCGGCGGCTGGTCCAGGCGCTCGATCTCGAGCGCTTCACGCCGCGCACGATCGTGGCGCCGGCCGAACTGCATGCCGAATTCGACCTGGTGCGCGCGCGCGGCTATGCCATCGAGCAGGGCGAGCGCGCATCCGATCGCGCGGCGGTGGCCGCGCCGATCTTCGACTACGAAGGCCGCCCGATCGGCGCCGTCGCCATCGCCACCGATGCGAGCCGGCTGGACGCCGCGCGCGCCCATGCCCTGTCGTCCGCGCTGATGGGCGCCTCGCGCAGCATCACCCACAGCGCCGCGGGCAAGGCCGTGTCCCTTGCAACCCAGGCGCCGCCCGAAACCACCTTGCCCGTCGAGGTGCGCTGCGTGAGCGAAGTGCGTTCGCTGCTGGGCGAAGGACCGGTGTGGTCGCCTCGCGACAATGCGCTCTACTGGGTCGACATCCTCACGCCCTCGGTGCACCGCTACGACGCCGCGACGGGCGCGGACACCGAGACGCCGCTCGGAACCATGGCAAGCCTGGTCGTGCCCAAGGCCAGCGGTGGTCTGCTGGTGGCAACGCCAGGAGGGGTCATGGCCCTCGATCTCTCCACGCGGCGGCTGACGGCCTTCTGCCACCCTGAGGCGGGCCGCACCAATGTGCGCTACAACGACGGCAAGTGCGATCGGCGCGGCCGCCTGTGGGTCGGTTCGATGGACATGGCCGCGGCGGCCAACCGGGGCCACCTGTTCTGCATCGAGGCGAACGGCAGCTGGAAGCAGGTCGACACCGGTTTCACGGTGCCCAACGGCATTGGCTGGAGCCCCGACAACAAGACCATGTACGTCACCGACACGTACCGCCAGACCATCTACCGCTACGACTTCGACCTCGCTGGCGGTACCGTTGGCAACCGGCGCCCGCTGATCACCATCGCAGCCTCCGACGGCAAGCCCGACGGCCTGACGGTCGACGACCAGGGCTGCCTGTGGGTCGCTCTCTGGGACGCCTGGCAGATCGCGCGCTTCTCGCCGGAAGGCCAGCTCATGCAGCGCCTGCGCGTGCCGGTTCCGCGTCCCACCAGCTGCTGCTTCGGCGGCGACAACCTGGACACGCTGTTTGTCACGAGCGCGTCGCTGCGGCTCAGCGAGGAGCAGCTGGCAACGGCGCCGCTGTCCGGCTCGCTGTTCGCCATTCAGCTGCCGGATGCGCGGGGCTTGCCCGAGGCGGCCTTCGCCGGCTGA
- a CDS encoding 2-dehydro-3-deoxygalactonokinase, translated as MKASLIAIDWGTSNLRASLLDAHGGLLEARSAPGGVMAVPDRRFAEALLALCGDWIDTHAVPLIASGMIGSRQGWQEAPYVACPAGLPAAASQLVRVEVRPGAVLHIVPGIRCVGIDGVHDVMRGEETQLWGAGLAAGDCCVLPGTHSKWAWLGEQGKVDRFETFMTGEFYGLLTKHGILGRLMAFGTARPEAFDAGVRLGLAQHGNALHVVFAARTAGLMGDIEPEGLPDYLSGILIGLEIAGATARQPQRSVTLLGDDDLCSRYETALGIAGVDTRRASEGSTTRGQWRVAIEAGLARDMA; from the coding sequence ATGAAGGCGTCGCTGATCGCCATCGACTGGGGCACTTCCAACCTGCGCGCGAGCCTGCTCGATGCGCATGGCGGCCTCCTCGAAGCCCGCAGCGCACCCGGCGGTGTGATGGCCGTGCCCGACCGGCGTTTTGCCGAAGCACTGCTGGCGCTGTGCGGCGACTGGATCGACACGCATGCGGTGCCCCTGATTGCCAGCGGCATGATCGGCAGCCGCCAAGGCTGGCAGGAGGCGCCCTACGTCGCCTGTCCGGCAGGGCTGCCGGCCGCCGCGTCGCAGCTGGTGCGGGTCGAGGTCAGGCCCGGCGCGGTGCTGCACATCGTGCCCGGCATCCGTTGCGTCGGTATCGACGGTGTGCACGACGTGATGCGCGGCGAGGAAACCCAGCTCTGGGGCGCAGGCCTTGCGGCCGGCGACTGCTGCGTGCTGCCGGGCACGCACAGCAAATGGGCCTGGCTGGGCGAGCAGGGCAAGGTCGACCGCTTCGAGACCTTCATGACCGGCGAGTTCTACGGCCTGCTGACGAAGCACGGCATCCTCGGCCGGCTCATGGCGTTCGGCACGGCGCGGCCCGAGGCCTTCGATGCCGGCGTCAGGCTGGGCCTGGCGCAACATGGCAACGCGTTGCACGTGGTGTTCGCAGCGCGCACCGCGGGGCTCATGGGCGACATCGAGCCGGAGGGCCTGCCCGACTATCTCTCGGGCATCCTGATCGGCCTGGAGATCGCGGGCGCGACCGCGCGGCAGCCGCAGCGCAGCGTCACCTTGCTGGGTGACGACGACCTGTGCAGCCGCTACGAAACCGCGCTCGGCATCGCCGGGGTGGACACGCGCCGCGCGAGCGAGGGGTCGACCACGCGAGGGCAGTGGCGTGTCGCCATCGAGGCCGGGCTTGCCAGGGACATGGCATGA
- a CDS encoding winged helix-turn-helix domain-containing protein, which produces MYERQPPANEQDLPAPASSRDRAGVAAAVQFADFQFDFERGQLRQGGTLIPLSPKPDALLRFFLAHPQRLISKTELMDSLWPDVVVTHDSLVHCIGELRSRLGDHGATLIATSPRRGYMFDAEVLPVKFDRADPPAHRPEAAAAPVQRNGWLAVAAPLCVSAVGIAVAIYMASAPRRARRAPQPAKAASGKPRASGS; this is translated from the coding sequence ATGTACGAGCGGCAACCACCAGCCAATGAGCAAGATCTGCCCGCACCTGCAAGCTCGCGGGACCGCGCCGGAGTCGCGGCAGCCGTTCAGTTCGCGGACTTCCAGTTCGATTTCGAACGCGGCCAGCTGCGGCAGGGTGGCACGCTGATACCGCTCAGCCCCAAGCCCGATGCGCTGCTGCGCTTCTTCCTCGCCCATCCCCAGCGCCTCATCAGCAAGACGGAGCTGATGGACAGCCTGTGGCCGGACGTGGTGGTCACGCACGACTCGCTCGTGCATTGCATCGGCGAACTGCGCAGCCGCCTGGGCGATCACGGCGCGACACTGATTGCGACATCTCCGCGGCGTGGCTACATGTTCGACGCCGAAGTCCTGCCCGTGAAGTTCGATCGCGCGGATCCGCCCGCCCACCGACCGGAAGCAGCCGCGGCGCCGGTGCAGCGCAACGGGTGGCTTGCGGTCGCCGCACCGCTGTGCGTCAGTGCGGTCGGCATTGCGGTGGCGATCTACATGGCTTCGGCGCCACGGCGCGCAAGGCGCGCGCCTCAGCCGGCGAAGGCCGCCTCGGGCAAGCCCCGCGCATCCGGCAGCTGA
- a CDS encoding alpha/beta fold hydrolase — MYIEQGGEGPDLLLMLHGMGATGAVWSPMCAEAGARWRGRWLVLDLPGHGRSDRQDAYAMGQYAAGVARAALPHLHPEGRLMVLGHSLGGVIALALATGWFGVAPHRVFAAGIKLAWSDEELRRMEALASQPARKFATEEEAWDRYLKVCGLAGIADAAAAVAARGIARDDDGWRLAMDPRAHAVGKPPVPELAALARCPVHLARGQHDALVTMAQTREIDPDARELGPHGHNVMVEAPAQVWNWVASLS, encoded by the coding sequence ATGTACATCGAACAAGGCGGCGAGGGCCCGGACCTGCTCCTGATGCTGCACGGCATGGGCGCCACGGGCGCGGTGTGGTCGCCCATGTGCGCCGAGGCCGGTGCCCGCTGGCGCGGCCGCTGGCTCGTGCTCGACCTGCCTGGCCACGGCCGGTCCGACCGGCAGGACGCCTATGCCATGGGCCAGTACGCCGCCGGCGTGGCGCGCGCCGCGTTGCCGCACCTCCATCCCGAGGGCCGTCTCATGGTGCTCGGGCATTCACTCGGCGGGGTGATTGCGCTCGCGCTGGCCACGGGCTGGTTCGGCGTCGCGCCGCACCGGGTGTTCGCAGCCGGCATCAAGCTCGCGTGGAGCGACGAAGAGCTGCGCCGCATGGAGGCGCTGGCGTCGCAGCCGGCCAGGAAATTCGCCACGGAAGAAGAAGCGTGGGACAGGTACCTCAAGGTCTGCGGCCTTGCCGGAATCGCGGATGCGGCGGCAGCCGTCGCTGCGCGGGGCATCGCGCGCGACGACGACGGCTGGCGTCTTGCGATGGATCCCCGGGCCCATGCCGTGGGCAAGCCGCCGGTGCCCGAACTGGCGGCGCTCGCGCGCTGCCCTGTCCATCTCGCCCGAGGGCAGCACGACGCGCTGGTCACGATGGCGCAGACCCGCGAGATCGACCCCGATGCGCGCGAGCTCGGGCCGCACGGCCACAACGTGATGGTCGAAGCGCCCGCTCAGGTTTGGAATTGGGTGGCCTCGCTCAGCTGA
- a CDS encoding amidohydrolase family protein — MALAATGAPALIRSASARPAGTGGPPRIRRGSYLIRNGAVITVDRARGVLPRADVLVRDGVIEKIGRGLSAPGAETIDATDMIVMPGFVNSHYHMWSAIGRSFTASDGGFSYYPAKNATSILYTPDDFYNSVMLGCAELANGGTTTVHNWSHNTRSPAHADAELRAHQRSLVRARYAYGHIDKMPADEVNRYGDLARIRREWFGERPHFDGLVHLGLNLRGPQQSTDAVFHEEMKFAKASGLPVAIHAPQEAPNNVDAVDYERRDYLGPDFMIAHYVPATAADLAAMARTKTPLSFATHSELRLSSTGDARAALFAMREAGLTLSLSSDATSIAPPDMFEMMRFTWNLGVPWTGTPSEKAKAVGVQEVIEMATINGAVAMGLGDVTGSITEGKRADIILVRTRDLNMWPIGNIETAVVQGGSASNVDTVLVDGRILKRNGRLLAYDVPDILRRAHRSATRIRNVAGETLTF, encoded by the coding sequence ATGGCGCTGGCCGCAACCGGCGCGCCTGCGCTGATCCGCTCGGCCTCGGCCCGGCCTGCGGGAACCGGCGGGCCGCCCCGCATCCGGCGCGGCAGCTACCTGATCAGGAACGGCGCCGTCATCACGGTCGACCGGGCCCGGGGCGTGCTGCCGCGCGCCGACGTGCTGGTGCGCGATGGCGTGATCGAGAAGATCGGGCGGGGACTGAGCGCGCCCGGGGCGGAGACCATCGATGCCACCGACATGATCGTCATGCCGGGCTTCGTCAATTCCCACTATCACATGTGGAGCGCCATCGGCCGCAGCTTCACCGCAAGCGATGGCGGCTTCTCGTATTACCCCGCCAAGAACGCGACCTCGATCCTGTATACGCCCGACGACTTCTACAACAGCGTGATGCTGGGCTGCGCCGAACTGGCGAACGGCGGCACCACCACCGTGCACAACTGGTCGCACAACACACGTTCCCCGGCCCACGCCGATGCCGAACTGCGTGCGCACCAGCGCTCGCTGGTGCGGGCCCGCTACGCCTATGGCCACATCGACAAGATGCCCGCCGACGAGGTCAACCGCTACGGCGATCTGGCCCGCATACGGCGCGAGTGGTTCGGCGAGCGCCCGCATTTCGATGGACTGGTGCACCTGGGGCTGAATCTGCGCGGCCCACAGCAAAGCACCGACGCTGTCTTCCACGAAGAGATGAAGTTCGCCAAGGCCAGCGGGCTGCCCGTCGCGATCCACGCGCCGCAGGAGGCACCGAACAACGTCGATGCGGTCGACTACGAACGGCGCGACTACCTGGGCCCGGATTTCATGATCGCCCACTACGTGCCCGCCACCGCGGCCGACCTGGCCGCGATGGCGCGCACGAAGACGCCGCTGTCCTTCGCGACGCACTCGGAGCTTCGGCTCAGCAGCACCGGCGATGCACGCGCCGCACTGTTCGCGATGCGCGAAGCGGGCCTGACGCTTTCGCTATCGAGCGACGCCACGTCCATCGCGCCGCCGGACATGTTCGAAATGATGCGCTTCACCTGGAACCTCGGGGTGCCATGGACGGGGACGCCGAGCGAAAAGGCGAAGGCTGTCGGCGTGCAGGAGGTGATCGAGATGGCGACGATCAACGGAGCCGTTGCCATGGGGCTGGGCGATGTCACCGGGTCGATCACCGAAGGCAAGCGTGCCGACATCATCCTGGTGCGGACCAGGGATCTCAACATGTGGCCGATCGGCAATATCGAGACGGCGGTCGTGCAAGGCGGCAGCGCCAGCAATGTCGATACCGTGCTGGTCGACGGGCGCATCCTGAAAAGAAACGGCCGCCTCCTCGCCTATGACGTCCCGGATATCCTTCGGCGCGCTCATCGATCGGCAACCCGGATTCGCAACGTGGCGGGCGAGACCTTGACGTTCTGA
- a CDS encoding 2-dehydro-3-deoxy-6-phosphogalactonate aldolase, translating into MNGVIAILRGIAPDEVLQVGHALEACGVRCIEVPLNSPQAFAGIASLAREFGDRLQIGAGTVLTAAQVDRAVDAGAQLVLSPHFDADVVRRTKARGVYSMPGVATPTEGFAALLAGADALKLFPSELLGTAALKAWTAVFPAGTPMFSVGGVNVDNIGSFKAAGASGVGIGSGLYTPGISIGELARRARALIARWSAA; encoded by the coding sequence ATGAACGGGGTCATTGCCATCTTGCGCGGCATCGCGCCCGACGAGGTGCTCCAGGTGGGGCATGCACTGGAAGCCTGCGGGGTTCGCTGCATCGAAGTGCCGCTGAATTCGCCGCAGGCGTTCGCCGGCATCGCGTCTCTCGCGCGCGAATTCGGTGACCGCCTGCAGATCGGCGCAGGCACCGTCCTGACGGCCGCGCAGGTCGATCGCGCCGTCGACGCCGGCGCGCAGCTGGTGCTGTCGCCCCACTTCGACGCCGACGTCGTGCGCCGGACCAAGGCACGCGGGGTGTATTCGATGCCCGGCGTGGCCACCCCCACCGAGGGCTTTGCAGCCCTTCTGGCGGGCGCCGACGCGCTCAAGCTCTTTCCCTCCGAGCTGCTGGGTACCGCGGCACTGAAGGCATGGACCGCGGTGTTCCCTGCGGGGACGCCGATGTTCAGCGTCGGCGGCGTCAACGTCGACAACATCGGGTCCTTCAAGGCGGCCGGTGCATCGGGGGTCGGCATCGGGTCCGGCCTCTACACGCCGGGCATTTCGATCGGCGAACTGGCCCGCCGCGCAAGGGCGCTGATCGCGCGCTGGTCGGCGGCCTGA
- a CDS encoding tripartite tricarboxylate transporter substrate binding protein: protein MRASATAFALSRRALLGLLAASAAPSLWPVPARAQAPWPTRPVTVIVPFAPGGAGNGSVRILAELIAPRIGQPLVVDNRPGAGGITGTAMVAASSDDHMLLMGSTTMTILPALRSDLGYDVQRDLQPVGMISTQPLVLAVGAGSPVRSLDDLVARGRAGELSAGNSGVGTLSHLATELLNRKLGTRLLPVPYKGDSVLIPDVAAGTVSVGVMNLPVALPLVQAGRLRAVAVTSAQPLPNLPGVPVLRSLGEEFVIAGWAALFAGRNVPAAGVERLEKLLREAMDTPAVRERFAGFGVTPAASTPAQLRAYVRSETARWADVVRSRGIRLE from the coding sequence ATGCGAGCTTCGGCAACTGCTTTTGCGCTTTCGCGCCGCGCCCTGCTCGGCCTGCTGGCCGCATCGGCGGCGCCGTCGCTCTGGCCCGTGCCCGCCCGCGCGCAGGCGCCGTGGCCCACGCGGCCCGTCACCGTGATCGTTCCGTTTGCGCCGGGCGGCGCGGGCAACGGCTCCGTGCGCATCCTGGCCGAACTGATCGCACCGCGCATCGGCCAGCCGCTGGTGGTCGACAACCGCCCGGGCGCGGGCGGCATCACCGGCACCGCGATGGTGGCCGCGAGCAGCGACGACCACATGCTGCTGATGGGCAGCACCACCATGACCATCCTGCCGGCACTGCGCAGCGACCTGGGCTACGACGTGCAGCGGGACCTGCAGCCGGTGGGCATGATTTCGACGCAGCCGCTGGTGCTGGCCGTGGGCGCCGGCTCGCCCGTGCGCAGCCTCGACGACCTTGTGGCCCGCGGCCGCGCGGGCGAGCTGAGCGCCGGCAACAGCGGCGTCGGCACGCTCTCGCACCTGGCCACCGAGCTGCTCAACCGCAAGCTCGGCACGCGCCTGCTGCCGGTGCCCTACAAGGGCGACAGCGTGCTGATCCCCGATGTCGCGGCGGGCACCGTCTCCGTGGGCGTGATGAATCTGCCGGTCGCGCTGCCGCTGGTCCAGGCCGGCCGCCTGCGCGCGGTGGCCGTCACCTCGGCGCAGCCCCTGCCGAACCTGCCCGGCGTGCCGGTGCTGCGCTCGCTCGGCGAGGAGTTCGTCATCGCCGGCTGGGCCGCACTCTTTGCGGGCCGCAACGTGCCCGCGGCGGGCGTGGAGCGGCTCGAAAAGCTGCTGCGCGAAGCCATGGACACGCCGGCGGTGCGCGAGCGCTTCGCCGGCTTCGGCGTCACGCCGGCAGCGTCGACGCCCGCACAGCTGCGCGCGTATGTGCGCAGCGAAACGGCGCGCTGGGCGGACGTGGTGCGCAGCCGCGGCATCAGGCTCGAATGA
- a CDS encoding RNA methyltransferase, with the protein MRIHELKQRLREAGAGPSHEQRILRLWSHALPRNSGRRLPASFFPSSLLAALPSIEAELAGLARIHAVHPGADGSERLLVALADGQTVESVLLPRDGLCVSSQVGCAVGCRFCMTGRDGLLRQVGSAEIIAQVALARMRRPVRKVVFMGMGEPAHNLDNVMEAIELLGTVGNIGHKNLVFSTVGDPRAFERLQQARVKPALALSLHTTKADLRKKLLPRAPNMTPEELVGAGERYARASGYPIQYQWTLLEGVNDGPEEIEGIVRLLCGKFSVLNMIPFNAVEGVAFSRPSLERCEQMARTLHQRGVLTKLRHSAGQDVDGGCGQLRARAAEARVVPIRFAQLSEATQFQT; encoded by the coding sequence ATGCGAATCCACGAACTGAAACAACGACTGCGGGAAGCCGGCGCGGGCCCCAGCCACGAGCAGCGCATCCTGCGGCTGTGGTCCCATGCGCTGCCGCGCAACAGCGGCAGGCGCCTGCCGGCGAGCTTCTTTCCTTCGTCGCTGCTGGCGGCCCTGCCATCGATCGAAGCGGAGCTTGCGGGGCTGGCGCGCATCCACGCGGTGCATCCCGGCGCCGATGGGTCCGAGCGGCTGCTCGTCGCGCTGGCCGACGGCCAGACGGTGGAGAGCGTGCTGCTGCCGCGCGACGGGCTGTGCGTCTCGTCGCAGGTGGGCTGCGCGGTCGGATGCCGGTTCTGCATGACGGGACGCGACGGGTTGCTGCGCCAGGTGGGCAGCGCCGAGATCATTGCCCAGGTCGCCCTCGCGCGCATGCGCCGGCCGGTGCGCAAGGTGGTGTTCATGGGCATGGGCGAGCCGGCCCACAACCTGGACAACGTGATGGAGGCGATCGAGCTGCTCGGCACGGTGGGCAACATCGGCCACAAGAACCTCGTGTTCTCCACGGTGGGCGATCCGCGCGCGTTCGAGCGGCTGCAGCAGGCGCGCGTCAAGCCCGCGCTGGCGCTCTCCTTGCACACCACCAAGGCCGACCTGCGCAAGAAGCTCCTTCCGCGCGCGCCGAACATGACGCCCGAGGAACTGGTCGGCGCGGGCGAGCGCTACGCCCGGGCCAGCGGCTACCCGATCCAGTACCAGTGGACGCTGCTGGAAGGCGTCAACGACGGGCCGGAGGAAATCGAGGGCATCGTGAGGCTGCTCTGCGGCAAGTTCAGCGTGCTGAACATGATTCCCTTCAACGCCGTGGAAGGCGTGGCCTTCAGCCGCCCCTCGCTGGAGCGCTGCGAGCAGATGGCGCGCACGCTGCACCAGCGCGGCGTCCTGACGAAGCTGCGCCATTCGGCCGGCCAGGATGTCGACGGCGGGTGCGGCCAGCTGCGGGCGCGCGCAGCCGAGGCAAGGGTGGTGCCAATTCGGTTCGCTCAGCTGAGCGAGGCCACCCAATTCCAAACCTGA